A single genomic interval of Halobacillus halophilus DSM 2266 harbors:
- the dpaA gene encoding dipicolinic acid synthetase subunit A → MLTGFHVAVIGGDARQIEIIRRLNGWDATVYIAGFNQLNESFTEAIDLDFESEQVKQLDAIILPIPGMDEEGNVDGIFSNRLISISEDWLKKTPEHCLIFTGISNNYLNDLTKRVNRSLIPLMDRDDVAIFNSIPTVEGTIMLVIQHTDFTIHGSRVIVLGLGRVGMGLARTFDHLGAEVSVGVRSSKSAARVYEMGLTPIDMTNLQDVDLECDILLNTVPQLVVDASIIKQLPSHALILDLASKPGGTDFSYADKRGIKAILAPGLPGIVAPKTAGQIIADVVYRLLSKNIRKEIDHDA, encoded by the coding sequence ATGCTGACAGGATTTCATGTAGCGGTTATAGGGGGCGATGCCCGACAGATCGAAATCATTCGAAGGCTGAATGGTTGGGATGCAACTGTTTATATAGCCGGCTTCAATCAGTTGAATGAAAGTTTTACTGAGGCCATCGACCTTGACTTTGAAAGTGAGCAGGTAAAACAATTAGACGCTATTATCCTCCCCATTCCTGGGATGGATGAAGAAGGGAATGTGGACGGAATTTTTTCAAACCGTCTTATATCAATATCGGAAGATTGGCTGAAGAAGACCCCTGAACATTGTTTGATTTTTACAGGGATTTCAAATAACTATTTAAATGATTTAACCAAACGTGTGAATCGATCACTAATTCCATTGATGGATCGTGACGATGTCGCTATATTTAACTCCATTCCCACTGTGGAAGGTACAATCATGCTTGTGATTCAGCATACTGATTTCACCATTCATGGATCGAGAGTTATCGTTCTTGGATTAGGACGCGTGGGAATGGGGCTAGCCAGAACGTTTGATCACCTTGGGGCTGAGGTGTCTGTAGGTGTGAGATCTTCTAAAAGTGCGGCAAGGGTTTATGAGATGGGTTTGACTCCGATTGACATGACAAACCTTCAAGATGTAGACCTGGAATGCGATATTCTTTTAAATACTGTTCCACAGCTTGTTGTTGACGCTTCCATAATAAAGCAGCTTCCTTCCCATGCCTTAATCCTTGACCTTGCTTCCAAACCAGGGGGAACCGACTTCTCCTATGCAGATAAAAGAGGAATTAAGGCTATTCTTGCACCCGGTCTCCCTGGTATTGTAGCACCCAAAACAGCGGGGCAGATCATCGCTGATGTGGTCTATCGTTTATTAAGTAAGAACATTAGAAAGGAGATCGATCATGACGCATAG